The genomic stretch TGTATTCGTGTTTGGTATAATGCGTGCGTACAAAGGAAGTGTCAAACGGTAAGGTTCGCTGGCGTCGCTGTGCATAAATACTACTGAACAACAGGAATAAGAATACAGGGAAAATGATAACTTTTCTCATCATAAAAAATTTAGAAGCAGCTAAAGATAGGAATTGTTATGAAATATTGTTAGGTAAAAAGAAAACACATTTGACAAATACATTTCATTTTACATCATTTTTCAAAAAAAAGTCTCTGCCTTCAAATTCTTTTGAAATCCTCATAAATGCTGAAAAATGCTTATCTTTGCAACCCCGAAATAAAAACCCTTCGGGAATTTTAAGATGAGTGAAAACAATATTGTTAATCAAAACGCTGAACAGGAAGTAGCGGCAACGGTTGAAACCGAAGCTACAACAGCGACAACAAATGTTCCTGAAATTGCTGAAACAGCACACGACGATTTCGATTGGTCTATTGACAAACGCAATGTTTCTCATTATTCCAAAGAAGAAAAAGAAAAATTCGACAAAGTGTACGAAAACACTTTCGTGCAAATTGAAGACGGCGAACTGGTAAACGGCACTATCGTTGGTCTTACCAAAACCGATGCTGTAGTAAACATTGGCTTCAAAAGCGACGGCTTAATTTCTCTGAACGAATTCCGTGACTTACCCGGCACAAAAATCGGCGACGAAGTAGAAGTAATGGTGGTAGAAAAAGAAGACCGCCAGGGTAATCTTCACCTTAGCCGTAAATCTGCACGTACGCACCGCGCTTGGGAACGCATTGTGGAAGTAAACAAAACAGGCGAAATTGTTACAGGTTTGGTTACCAGCAAAACAAAAGGCGGCTTGATTGTAGATATCTTTGGCATGGAAACTTTCTTGCCGGGTTCTCAAATCGACGTGAAGCCTGTTACTGACTACGACCAATTCGTAGGCAAAACAATGGAATTCAAAGTAGTGAAGGTAAACGAAACTATCAAGAATGCCGTTGTATCGCACAAAGCGCTTATCGAAAGCGATATAGAAGCACAACGCGCGCAAATCATCAGCCAATTGGAAAAAGGACAGGTGTTGGAAGGAACTGTAAAAAACATTACAGACTTCGGCGCGTTCATGGACTTGGGCGGATTGGATGGTTTGTTGTACATCACAGATATTTCCTGGGGCAGAATTTCCCACCCGGCAGAGGTGTTGAAATTAGACCAGAAAATTCAAGTGGTTGTATTGGATTTCGACGACGACAAAAAACGTATCAGCCTTGGCTTGAAACAATTGACTCCGCATCCTTGGGATGTGTTGCCTGAAACAATTGTTGAAGGTGCAGTTGTAAAAGGCAAAGTGGTTAATATCGAAGATTACGGTGCATTCCTGGAAATTCTTCCGGGTGTTGAAGGTTTGGTTCACGTGAGTGAAATCACTTGGGCTAACACGCCTATCAATGCAAAAGAATTTTTCAAGCTCGGCGACGAATACGAAGCTAAAGTGGTAACACTTGATAAAGATGCGCGCAAAATGAGCCTTTCTATCAAACAATTGACAGAAGACCCGTGGAGCACAATCGAAGATAAATTCCCTGAAGAAAGCAAACACAAAGGTTTGGTTAAAAACATCACTCCGTACGGCGTGTTTGTTGAACTTGAACCGGGCATCGGCGGTATGATTCACATCAGCGATTTGAGCTGGTTGAAACGTTTCAACCATCCATCCGAATATGTGAAAGTGGGCGATGAAATCGACACCATCATTTTGTCTATCGACAAAGAAAACCGCAAATTGCAGTTGGGACACAAACAATTGGAAGAAGACCCCTGGAATGCTTTGGAAGATACATTTGCAGTAGGCACTAAGCTGGAAGCAACTGTTACCCGCAAAGATGAAAAAGGCGCTTTGGTACAATTGCCTTACGGAATTGAAGGTTTTGTTCCTAATCGTCATTTAGCTAAACAAGACGGCACAAGCCTGAATGTTGACGATACTGCGGAATTCGTTGTAATCGAATTTGACAGAAACGAAAAACGCATTGTATTGAGTCATGCCCGCGTGTGGGAACAGGCAGAAGCTGAAGTAAAAGAAGTAGCTAAGAAAGAAGCTAAAGCAGAAGCAGAAAGTACTAAGAAAGCTGTAAAAGCTATTCAAAGCAAAGTTGAAAAAACAACTTTGGGCGACCTCGGCGCTTTGGCAGATATTAAAGCTAAATTGAAATCAGAAGAAGATAAATAATAATTACATCTTCTCATAACACAAAAATGCCTCGCAAATTTTGCGGGGCATTTTTTGTTGCAAGGTTGTACATTTACCCTTCAAAGATTTTTATATGAAAAAGTACTTCATTGTTTTAGCAACTATATTTTTCGTTTATCAAACTAAAGCCCAAATAAGACTGCCAAATATCTTATCCGATGGAATGGTTTTACAACAAAATTCAGAGGTAAATCTTTGGGGTTGGGGTGACCCGGCAGAAAAAATTTCCATACAACCTTCATGGACAAAAGACACCGTAAAAACCATAACAGATGGTAACGGAAAATGGAATGTCCAACTTCACACGCCAAAAGCAGGCGGACCTTATTCTATTACATTTAAAGATTACAATACCATTGTTTTACATAATGTCTGGCTTGGCGAAGTTTGGATTTGCTCAGGACAATCTAACATGGAATTTACCTACAACTGGCGCAATTCTCCGGACATTGCAGCAGATTTTCCTACCTGTAATCAGTTGCAGTTGCATTTCTTCAAAGTTCCTCGAACAACAGCGCAATATCCACAGGACAATTGCGGCGGAAATTGGTTAAACTGCGATTCCAATACATTGAAAAATTTTAGCGCGGTCGCATATTTCTTTGGAAAGAAGTTAGATAAAAATCTGAATGTTCCCATCGGACTGATTTCTTCCAACTGGGGCGGAACGCCTGCGGAAGTATGGACACCGAAAAATGTGATTAATAAAAATCCATTCCTAAAAAAATGGCAGCAAAAACTGAAACCCTCCGATAGTTGGACTACGTCTTCCGGCTTTGCTTATAATGCGATGATTTATCCACTGAAAAATTTTAAAATAGCAGGAGCCATCTGGTATCAGGGCGAATCGAATGTGGATACTTATCAATCTTATTCGGAATTGTTTAAAGATCTGATTCTGTCATGGCGCAGGTCCTGGCATTATGAATTACCTTTTTATTTTGTGCAAATTGCACCTTTTTCTTACGGAACAAAAGATGGAGCGGCTTACATAAGACAAGCACAAACAGATGCACTTCAATTGCCGAACACAGGAATGGTCATTACTTCCGATTTAGCAGAAGACACTTCTGACATTCATCCGCATTACAAGCACGAAGTCGGTTACAGGCTCGCGGAAATTGCATTGAATAAAACATATCATCTTGCGAATTTTCACAATTTCTCTCCTATGTACGAATCTTATCATTTGGATAAAAATAAAATAGTGATACAACTAAACAATGCAGAACAAGGCGTGTATTGCAAAGACAAAACGATAAGAAACATGTATATTGCCGGAGCGGACAGCGTATTTTATCCTGCCGAAACAAAATTAGCAGGAAACACCATTATCGTTTACAATAAAAATATTGCAAAACCGAAAACTGTAAAATACGGATTTGACAATACACGGATGGGCAATATTTTTTCCAAAGGAAATAATATGCCGGTCGCGCCTTTCTTTATCAAAATAGAATAAGAAATTAACGTCCCGGCATCGGCACGACAGGCAGACTTTCATTGCCCGATTCGTTCACGCTTTGCACGGCAAAGAAATAATTGTCTTTTGAATATGGCAATTCAATAGATGTGCTTGTTGTGAAGATTTTCTTTTGCCACACCGCACTCGAGGTTTCTCGCATCAGTACATAATAACCTTTTACATTGCCGGTTTTCGGCGCTTTCCACGAGAGTAATGTGCTGTTGGTCAATTTTCGTACTTCTACCGAAACATCTGTAGGAACAGACGGAGCCTTTGCAAGATTTGCAAGGTTGCACAAATTCAACGCCGTATTTTTTCGCAGGTAGTCAAAATCCACAAACTCCGTTAAATCTCCGTATTGAATCCCATTTTCTTTTCTCACATCCTGATGCTGATGGTTAAAATTTTCATTCATTTCCGTGATGCGCACAGCCGTAAAACCATTATCAAGAAAAGGAACATGGTCGCCGCTACGCAAAAAACGGTCGATTCTGTAAATTAATTTGACTTCAAGATTGTCCACATAACGCTCGCCTGTTTCTTTCACATAACGCGCAAGTTCTCTCGACTTGCTGTCATTTTCCAAACCGAGCTGCCGTATTATTCTGATTTCTCTTTCAGATGCATTTGCCGGAATACCTTCGCTGAAAACACGCACTTGCGTGTTGTTGATGATATTTGTTTCGTTGCTGTTATTGCTGCCGACAATATCATTGTTCAGCATAGCCTCTACATTCCAGTTTTCCTTTTTTGCACGTTCTGCTAAATGATGCGAACCGAACAGACCTTGTTCTTCGCCGCTTACAGTAACAAAAATTATCGTCGCCGGAAACCGGTGCTTACTCATAATTCTCGCACATTCGATAACAGCTGCACTCCCGCTTCCGTCGTCGTTTGCACCCGGTGCATCATTGGTGCTGTCCATGACATCTGTACGGCGACTGTCTAAATGCCCGCTGATAATAAAAATGCGCCGGTCAGCAGTATCCGTACCTTTCAATACAGCCATTACATTGCCCAACACTACATTTCTGTTGATACGTTTCCCGTCCGATGGCACGGTAAATGTATCAATGTATGCGCTCAATCTGCCTCCTGATTGTTTGGCAAACGAATTGAATTTTCCAAGCACCCAATTGCGTGCCGCGCCAATGCCTTTGGTTGCACTCGTTTGATTACTCAATGTGCTTCGCGTACCGAAAGCCACCAACGATTTGATATAAGATTGCAAAGAATCTGCATTTACCTGTTGAACCATTTGTTCAATTTCTGCATCGTGCTGAATAATGGTTTGTGCAAAGAGACAATTGCAAAATGCAACACAGAACAATAAAAAAGAAAACTTTTTCATTCGCATAGTTTTTATAGTTAAATGAAAATGAGCCAAATAATTGTTGCTTTGGTTGTGCAAAAATATCTTGGCTCATTCACAATAATTCAGCTTTAGGACTTCTCAAAAATCCTATCCATTCGCAATTACCATATTCTCATCCTTGCTTTCCAATAAAGACGCACCCATTAAAAACTCATCCACCCGCCTTGCGCATTCGCGTCCTTCGCTGATAGCCCAAACCACGAGCGACTGACCGCGGCGCATATCGCCGCAGGCAAATATTTTCGTGATATTGGTACGATAGCTTTGTTCTGTCGCACGCACGTTTCCTTTGGTATCGAGTTCAACGCCTAAATCTTCCAGCAAGCCGTTATGTTCCGGATGCGCAAAACCGATGGCGAGCAATGCCAATTCGCATGGCAGTTCGCGTTCCGTGCCCGGCACTTCGTAATATTGTATGCGTTTCCCTTTTTCGATTTTCCATTCCAAATCTACCACTTTGATGGCGCGTAAATTTCCGTTTTCGTCGCCCAGAAATTCTTTCGTACCGATTGCCCAATGTCTTTCCACACCTTCTTCGTGTGAAGAGGATGTTCTTAAAACCATCGGGTAAAGCGGCCAAGGATTGTATTCATCTCTGTCTTCAGGCGGCAACGGCGCGCGCGCAAAAAGACGAATAGATTTTGCATTTTGGCGATTTGCCGTTCCTACGCAATCGCTTCCTGTGTCGCCGCCGCCGATGATAATAACGTTTTTGTTTGTCGCAATAATTTCTTCCTCCGCAACATTGCTTTCAATCTTCGGCAACGCCAACGGGTCTTTGGATGCGTTGCGTTTATTTTGTTGCTTAAGATAAGGCATTGCAAAATGAACGCCTTTCAATTCTCTGCCGCGCAAAGGCAAATCAATCGGCTCATTGGCGCCGCCGCAAAGCACGACCGCATTGAACTCGCGCAGAATATCATTCATCTTCACATTCACGCCTACGTTGGCATTGTACTTAAATACAATACCTTCTTGTTCCATCAATGCAATCCTTCTGTCAATTACATTTTTTTCCAGTTTAAAATCGGGAATGCCATAGCGCAGCAATCCGCCCGCAGCATCGTCTCGTTCAAAAACGGTAACGGAATGCCCGGCTTCGTTGAGTTGCGCAGCCGCTGCCAATCCCGCAGGTCCCGAACCAATCACGGCAACTTTTTTTCCTGTGCGAACGATTGCCGTGCGCGGTTTTACCAAGCCTAAATCAAACGCTTTTTCGATGATGTGTTTTTCAATTTCTTCAATCGCAACCGGAGGTTGGTTGATACCCAGCACACATGCGCTTTCGCAAGGCGCAGGACAAATTCTTCCCGTAAACTCAGGGAAATTATTGGTAGATGAAAGTACTTCATAAGCCTCTTTCCAATCCTTGCGATAAACGGCATCGTTAAATTCAGGAATCACATTACCCAACGGACAACCGCTGTGGCAAAACGGAACGCCGCAGTTCATGCAGCGCGCAGCCTGCTCATTCAACATTTTATCCGAATACAACGATTCAAATTCCTTGTAATCTTTCACACGCTCTTCCACGCTCTTTTTCTTCGGAAGCTCTCTGGTAAATTCTAAAAATCCTGTTGTTTTACCCATCTTTGATTTATGATTTAAGATGTATGATTTGTGGTTTTTACTGTTTTTTTATCAGTTGATATAAAATCACACCTAATCCCAAGCAAGTCATTATATAACTCCAATATTGAAAAGGAATAAAAAAAAGTCTATTCCGGTTGCCTTTCGCAATTGTCACTTTATCGAATACGCGAGTTCCTTTACCTTCACTTTTTCTCTTATCGAAATATTTTGAGAATAGCATAATTACTAAAGCTGAGAACAAAAAAGAAACGCCTAAAGGAATTAAATTTTCGCTATAAAAATTCTCATCTTTTGTAATGGAATCGCTAATGAAATTTGCGATTAGAGAATCTATAAACACGATAACAAAAACTAAAAAACCGTAGCCTGACCAAATAATCATATCATAGTTTTACTAAGTAAATTAAATGAATTTTCTATTTCTTACTTTTTAATTTTCACTTTCTCCCTCTGCTCTTCCAAAGCTTTCTTATAATCTCTCGGCATTACTTTAATAAAACTCTTCAGCTGACTATCCCAATCGCTTAAAATGAATTTCGCCACATTGCTTTCGGTGTAAGCAAAATGTTTTTCGAGCATATCTTTCAACGTGTTCAAATCTTCTTCATCCAATGTTTCAAGGTCAGCCATTTCATCGTTGAAATTTTGTTTGAATGAATTGTTTACGTCATACACAAACGCCATGCCACCACTCATGCCCGCGCCGAAGTTACGGCCTGTATTGCCGAGTATTACAGCAATTCCACCCGTCATGTATTCGCAGCCGTGGTCGCCAACGCCTTCGACAACTACCTTTGCCCCCGAATTTCTTACACAGAATCTTTCGCCCGCTTTACCGCGAATGTATGCCTCGCCCGAAGTCGCACCGATGAACGCCGTATTGCCGACAATGATGTTTTCTTCTGCAACAAATGTTGATTTCTTTGAAGGATAAACCACGAGTTTCGCTCCGCTCAAACCTTTCCCGAAATAATCGTTGGCATCCCCTTCGAGTTCGAGCGTAACACCTTTTGTATTGAATGCCGCAAAGCTCTGTCCCGCGCTGCCGTTGAATTTCAGATGAATGGTATCTTCGGGCAAACCTGCGTCTTTATAAATTTTGGTAATCTCGTTGGACAAAATTGTGCCCACCGTTCTGTCTGTATTTCTGATGTCAAATGTTGCAGAAATGCGTACTTGATTTTCCAATGCAGGCCGGGCAACTTCCAACAATTTCCAATCCAACACATTGTCCAGCAAATGGTCTTGCTGCTCGCTGTGATACAAGCCAACGCCTTCTTCCGCAGGCTCTTTGTATAAGATGGGCGAAAGGTCGAGTTTGGAAA from Arachidicoccus sp. BS20 encodes the following:
- a CDS encoding glutamate synthase subunit beta; amino-acid sequence: MGKTTGFLEFTRELPKKKSVEERVKDYKEFESLYSDKMLNEQAARCMNCGVPFCHSGCPLGNVIPEFNDAVYRKDWKEAYEVLSSTNNFPEFTGRICPAPCESACVLGINQPPVAIEEIEKHIIEKAFDLGLVKPRTAIVRTGKKVAVIGSGPAGLAAAAQLNEAGHSVTVFERDDAAGGLLRYGIPDFKLEKNVIDRRIALMEQEGIVFKYNANVGVNVKMNDILREFNAVVLCGGANEPIDLPLRGRELKGVHFAMPYLKQQNKRNASKDPLALPKIESNVAEEEIIATNKNVIIIGGGDTGSDCVGTANRQNAKSIRLFARAPLPPEDRDEYNPWPLYPMVLRTSSSHEEGVERHWAIGTKEFLGDENGNLRAIKVVDLEWKIEKGKRIQYYEVPGTERELPCELALLAIGFAHPEHNGLLEDLGVELDTKGNVRATEQSYRTNITKIFACGDMRRGQSLVVWAISEGRECARRVDEFLMGASLLESKDENMVIANG
- the rpsA gene encoding 30S ribosomal protein S1 gives rise to the protein MSENNIVNQNAEQEVAATVETEATTATTNVPEIAETAHDDFDWSIDKRNVSHYSKEEKEKFDKVYENTFVQIEDGELVNGTIVGLTKTDAVVNIGFKSDGLISLNEFRDLPGTKIGDEVEVMVVEKEDRQGNLHLSRKSARTHRAWERIVEVNKTGEIVTGLVTSKTKGGLIVDIFGMETFLPGSQIDVKPVTDYDQFVGKTMEFKVVKVNETIKNAVVSHKALIESDIEAQRAQIISQLEKGQVLEGTVKNITDFGAFMDLGGLDGLLYITDISWGRISHPAEVLKLDQKIQVVVLDFDDDKKRISLGLKQLTPHPWDVLPETIVEGAVVKGKVVNIEDYGAFLEILPGVEGLVHVSEITWANTPINAKEFFKLGDEYEAKVVTLDKDARKMSLSIKQLTEDPWSTIEDKFPEESKHKGLVKNITPYGVFVELEPGIGGMIHISDLSWLKRFNHPSEYVKVGDEIDTIILSIDKENRKLQLGHKQLEEDPWNALEDTFAVGTKLEATVTRKDEKGALVQLPYGIEGFVPNRHLAKQDGTSLNVDDTAEFVVIEFDRNEKRIVLSHARVWEQAEAEVKEVAKKEAKAEAESTKKAVKAIQSKVEKTTLGDLGALADIKAKLKSEEDK
- a CDS encoding sialate O-acetylesterase gives rise to the protein MKKYFIVLATIFFVYQTKAQIRLPNILSDGMVLQQNSEVNLWGWGDPAEKISIQPSWTKDTVKTITDGNGKWNVQLHTPKAGGPYSITFKDYNTIVLHNVWLGEVWICSGQSNMEFTYNWRNSPDIAADFPTCNQLQLHFFKVPRTTAQYPQDNCGGNWLNCDSNTLKNFSAVAYFFGKKLDKNLNVPIGLISSNWGGTPAEVWTPKNVINKNPFLKKWQQKLKPSDSWTTSSGFAYNAMIYPLKNFKIAGAIWYQGESNVDTYQSYSELFKDLILSWRRSWHYELPFYFVQIAPFSYGTKDGAAYIRQAQTDALQLPNTGMVITSDLAEDTSDIHPHYKHEVGYRLAEIALNKTYHLANFHNFSPMYESYHLDKNKIVIQLNNAEQGVYCKDKTIRNMYIAGADSVFYPAETKLAGNTIIVYNKNIAKPKTVKYGFDNTRMGNIFSKGNNMPVAPFFIKIE
- a CDS encoding M20/M25/M40 family metallo-hydrolase produces the protein MKKFSFLLFCVAFCNCLFAQTIIQHDAEIEQMVQQVNADSLQSYIKSLVAFGTRSTLSNQTSATKGIGAARNWVLGKFNSFAKQSGGRLSAYIDTFTVPSDGKRINRNVVLGNVMAVLKGTDTADRRIFIISGHLDSRRTDVMDSTNDAPGANDDGSGSAAVIECARIMSKHRFPATIIFVTVSGEEQGLFGSHHLAERAKKENWNVEAMLNNDIVGSNNSNETNIINNTQVRVFSEGIPANASEREIRIIRQLGLENDSKSRELARYVKETGERYVDNLEVKLIYRIDRFLRSGDHVPFLDNGFTAVRITEMNENFNHQHQDVRKENGIQYGDLTEFVDFDYLRKNTALNLCNLANLAKAPSVPTDVSVEVRKLTNSTLLSWKAPKTGNVKGYYVLMRETSSAVWQKKIFTTSTSIELPYSKDNYFFAVQSVNESGNESLPVVPMPGR